One Ictalurus punctatus breed USDA103 chromosome 10, Coco_2.0, whole genome shotgun sequence genomic region harbors:
- the tm4sf4 gene encoding transmembrane 4 L6 family member 4, with product MCSGNFAKCLGITLIPLAILCFLCNILLLFPGGIPAKNNENITDEAWYFGGIIGSGILMIFPALVFMGMKTNDCCGCCGNENCGKRFAMFFSIIFAGVGLLGAGYSFIVSAVAINRGPKCSTNGTDTYTYPFNEGDYLSNHTMWGACTDPPGIVPWHLTLFSMLLIMGMVQMALCAFQVINGLIGTICGDCCGCCGGS from the exons ATGTGTTCTGGGAATTTTGCAAAGTGTTTAGGTATCACCCTCATTCCGCTAGCTATTCTTTGCTTCCTCTGCAACATCTTGCTGCTCTTCCCTGGAGGTATACCTgctaaaaacaatgaaaacattACAGATGAGGCCTGGTACTTCGGAGGAATAATAGGCTCTGGAATATTG ATGATTTTCCCGGCGCTGGTATTCATGGGAATGAAAACCAACGACTGCTGTGGCTGCTGTGGCAATGAGAACTGTGGGAAAAGATTTGCG ATGTTTTTCTCCATTATATTTGCTGGAGTCGGCCTTTTGGGAGCTGGTTATTCTTTCATCGTGTCAGCGGTTGCCATCAATCGGGGGCCTAAATGTTCAACAAATGGCACTGACACATATACATACCCATTCAATGAGGG TGACTACCTGTCCAACCATACAATGTGGGGGGCGTGCACTGATCCTCCAGGCATCGTGCCCTGGCACCTAACACTCTTCTCCATGCTGTTGATTATGGGCATGGTTCAAATGGCTCTGTGTGCATTTCAGGTCATCAACGGCCTGATCGGCACTATCTGCGGAGACTGCTGCGGATGTTGCGGG